From Kingella potus, a single genomic window includes:
- the recC gene encoding exodeoxyribonuclease V subunit gamma — protein sequence MLRLYQSNRLEDLAALLQKVQESSPLSEPLLPEEIIVQSQGMRRFIGNYLAEHSGIAANIRFSLPAGFNWRLVRSLLPDIPELSPFDTEVMRWRLLGLFVSDGLSSAGLAAAKAALSGYLSGGGAAAYQLAGQLADIFDQYLVYRPDWTDAWQRGRLLDLGGDEAWQAELWRFLNDGQTAPHRVEMWHRLEKALESPPANALPERICVFGIAALAPMYLQLLQAVARHSEVHIFALNPSSEYWGNIIDPAQILAEGGGTGLSAAGHPLLASLGKQGRDFFNALAESEAHTDLSVYHDHPLSDSLLHRLQYGLQTLAPPDKTAALDDSIRIVSAHSPLRELEILKDHLLALFARDPDLQAHDTVVLTPDIEPYAPYIEAVFGRESGRPLPYSLADVKLSRRRPLLHAVGQVIDIFDSRFEADKILALLDSDTVLQRFGLTREDLPLLHDTAARLNIRWGWDETMRDGTDPLFTWRQGLDRIILGWMLPDNGALWQGHAPWHTDPGHIPVLARFAAFLRRLAHWRQTWQQSASAAVWTQRIGAMAEDLFAQDDQGRQDIQQLAAALARWQQETDLAGFDGALDSATANRHLARFLDSRSEAGFLHGGITFCSMVPMRSLPFKTLCLLGLNDGQFPRDTRAAAFDLIARHPRRGDRARRDDDRYLFLEALVSARRHLYLSYVGRSIRSNEELAPSALLNELADCLADMTGTTLDTLRSTKIEQHPLQAFSTRYFDGSGLAGSRSDYAEALNRPSEQAAPFYTAPLSDDTPPEHVSQADFLDFWKNPVRHWLRRKLDWRAPYRDEAWQSAEPFDPPRGRDTAAAYTEARRLHQDFADTAAALEARSMLPAGELGTLWRGQYEAAAKSLDQTLLDSPALPDAPYEYFSDGLTLRGSLGSLHAHGQIHILDHRPNAPEQTVLLLQHLICNAVRPAAAADLRSHWIQPDRILTLPPIGRSRAQEILDGWLAWWRSGQNRPLPFFAKTTLAAAEALLAGSQKNEAERRKAARTAARAAYFGSKNSTGQADYAEVAQVFGRNDTPPVEEDDFWLLAENLVLPLLSAVRETDGQSD from the coding sequence ATGCTCCGTCTCTACCAGTCCAACCGCCTCGAAGATTTGGCCGCGCTGCTGCAAAAAGTACAGGAAAGCAGCCCCTTGTCCGAGCCGCTGCTGCCGGAAGAAATCATCGTGCAGAGCCAGGGGATGCGGCGTTTTATCGGCAACTATCTGGCCGAACATAGCGGCATCGCGGCCAACATCCGCTTCTCCCTGCCCGCCGGCTTCAACTGGCGGCTGGTGCGCAGCCTGCTGCCGGACATTCCCGAGCTGAGCCCGTTCGACACCGAAGTCATGCGCTGGAGGCTTTTGGGGCTGTTTGTTTCAGACGGCCTCTCGTCTGCCGGACTGGCAGCGGCAAAAGCCGCGCTGTCGGGCTACCTCTCCGGCGGCGGCGCGGCGGCCTACCAGCTCGCAGGGCAGCTTGCCGACATTTTCGACCAGTACCTCGTCTACCGCCCCGACTGGACCGACGCATGGCAGCGCGGCAGGCTGCTGGATTTGGGCGGCGACGAAGCATGGCAGGCCGAACTGTGGCGTTTCCTGAACGACGGCCAAACCGCGCCCCACCGCGTGGAAATGTGGCACAGGCTGGAAAAAGCCCTCGAATCGCCGCCCGCAAACGCCCTGCCGGAACGCATCTGCGTTTTCGGCATCGCCGCGCTCGCCCCGATGTATCTGCAACTCTTACAGGCCGTCGCTCGGCACAGCGAAGTGCACATCTTCGCCCTGAACCCCTCCTCCGAATACTGGGGCAACATCATCGATCCCGCGCAAATCCTCGCCGAAGGCGGCGGCACCGGCCTGTCTGCCGCCGGCCACCCGCTTCTGGCCTCGCTGGGCAAGCAGGGGCGCGACTTCTTCAACGCCCTTGCCGAAAGCGAAGCGCACACCGACCTCTCCGTCTATCACGACCACCCGCTTTCCGACAGCCTGCTGCACCGCCTGCAATACGGCCTGCAAACCCTCGCCCCGCCGGACAAAACCGCCGCATTGGACGACAGCATCCGCATCGTTTCCGCCCACAGCCCCCTGCGCGAACTGGAAATCCTCAAAGACCACCTGCTAGCCCTGTTCGCCCGCGATCCCGATCTGCAGGCACACGACACCGTCGTCCTCACCCCCGACATCGAACCCTACGCCCCCTACATCGAAGCCGTTTTCGGACGCGAAAGCGGCCGCCCCCTGCCCTACTCCCTGGCCGACGTGAAACTCAGCCGCCGCCGCCCCCTGCTCCACGCCGTCGGACAAGTGATCGACATCTTCGACAGCCGCTTCGAAGCCGACAAAATCCTCGCCCTGCTCGACAGCGACACCGTCCTGCAACGCTTCGGCCTCACCCGCGAAGACCTCCCCCTGCTGCACGACACCGCCGCCCGCCTCAACATCCGCTGGGGCTGGGACGAAACCATGCGCGACGGCACAGACCCCCTCTTCACCTGGCGGCAGGGGCTGGACCGCATCATCCTCGGCTGGATGCTGCCCGACAACGGCGCACTCTGGCAGGGACACGCCCCCTGGCACACCGACCCCGGCCACATCCCCGTCCTCGCCCGTTTTGCCGCCTTCCTCCGCCGCCTCGCCCACTGGCGGCAGACCTGGCAGCAGAGCGCGTCCGCCGCCGTTTGGACACAGCGCATCGGCGCAATGGCCGAAGACCTGTTCGCCCAAGACGACCAGGGCCGCCAAGACATCCAGCAGCTTGCCGCAGCACTCGCCCGCTGGCAGCAGGAAACCGACCTTGCCGGCTTCGACGGCGCACTCGATTCCGCCACCGCCAACCGCCACCTCGCCCGCTTTCTCGACAGCCGCAGCGAAGCCGGCTTCCTGCACGGCGGCATCACCTTTTGCAGCATGGTGCCCATGCGTTCCCTGCCCTTCAAAACCCTCTGCCTGCTCGGCCTGAACGACGGACAATTCCCCCGCGACACCCGCGCCGCCGCCTTCGACCTCATCGCCCGCCACCCCCGCAGGGGCGACCGCGCCCGCCGCGACGACGACCGCTACCTCTTCCTCGAAGCCCTCGTCAGCGCGCGCCGCCACCTCTATCTCTCCTATGTCGGCCGCAGCATCCGCAGCAACGAAGAACTCGCCCCCTCCGCCCTGCTCAACGAACTGGCCGACTGCCTCGCCGACATGACCGGCACCACCCTCGACACCCTCCGCAGCACCAAGATAGAGCAACACCCCCTGCAAGCCTTCTCCACCCGCTACTTCGACGGCAGCGGCCTGGCCGGCAGCCGCAGCGACTACGCCGAAGCCCTCAACCGCCCGTCCGAGCAGGCCGCCCCCTTCTACACCGCCCCCCTGTCCGACGACACCCCGCCGGAACACGTCTCCCAAGCCGACTTCCTCGACTTCTGGAAAAACCCCGTCCGCCACTGGCTGCGCCGCAAGCTCGACTGGCGCGCCCCCTACCGCGACGAAGCCTGGCAGTCTGCCGAACCCTTCGACCCCCCGCGCGGACGCGACACCGCCGCCGCCTACACCGAAGCCCGCCGCCTGCACCAAGACTTCGCCGACACCGCCGCCGCCCTCGAAGCCCGCTCCATGCTGCCCGCCGGCGAACTCGGCACACTCTGGCGCGGGCAATACGAAGCCGCCGCCAAATCCCTCGACCAAACCCTGCTCGACAGCCCCGCCCTGCCCGATGCCCCCTACGAATACTTTTCAGACGGCCTCACACTCCGCGGCAGCCTCGGCAGCCTGCACGCGCACGGGCAAATCCACATCCTCGACCACCGCCCCAACGCCCCCGAGCAAACCGTCCTCCTGCTGCAACACCTCATCTGCAACGCCGTCCGTCCCGCTGCGGCAGCCGACCTGCGCAGCCACTGGATACAGCCCGACCGCATCCTCACCCTGCCGCCCATCGGCCGAAGCCGTGCACAGGAAATCCTCGACGGCTGGCTCGCCTGGTGGCGCAGCGGCCAAAACCGCCCCCTGCCCTTCTTCGCCAAAACCACCCTCGCCGCCGCCGAAGCCCTGCTTGCGGGCAGCCAAAAAAACGAAGCGGAACGCCGCAAAGCCGCCCGCACCGCAGCCCGCGCCGCCTACTTCGGCAGCAAAAACAGCACCGGCCAGGCAGACTACGCCGAAGTCGCCCAGGTTTTCGGCCGCAACGACACCCCGCCCGTCGAAGAAGACGACTTCTGGCTGCTGGCCGAAAACCTCGTCCTCCCCCTTTTGTCCGCCGTACGGGAAACAGACGGCCAATCCGATTAA
- a CDS encoding FG-GAP-like repeat-containing protein, producing MIALDRLPAKNDPRLPVLLLQCTFVFCGITFWGFNRSPAQVGLILAVCVVLDCTLHYLLRKKTLLVPISGLITGLGLSVLTNFSHGLWLALVPPFFATASKYVFTVNGRHIYNPGLFGVIAALVLSDGMITPSPAYQWGGAGITAFFIATAALMLFALNIRRSVLIASFLVFYAMQLGLRAWLLRHHIPPQTLFMGAFSSPAFYLFTFFMITDPPTSAQTPKGQVFMAFFIVFVDLLLHKFQSFSTLFYAAFAYMTLRGLWLLWQNRARYARPAAILRQEAKALLLTGLIGLGGWGAYRATHAFAGGETHFRFVRIPAAQSGIGGTQGDIWERTDPRMHHIAKWLLSVGDAAAVADADNDGLPDIFLTQPLKSEQDRAQLFLNKGNFRFERFDIPQLAPHRTHPEQHGLIAAATWFDMDNDGDRDLLLGTGFGKGRLLRNELKETGRLNFTEIGRQSGLDNYQISVATNVLDLDNDGKLDIFVGNVMQTTLGGYNRPVPYNIFKLPAPEYEGDRRMFNVMHQSWHNADNADENLLFRNLGGGRFARIPQEQTGFSGKRWTMAAATGDLNGDGYADLYIANDFGPDELYLNRQGKGFLAVKGSFSGSVGRDTYKGMNATFGDLDDNGRPDIHVSNVHEKLQAEGSLLWMNYSQPGQTDAAAFRDEAARRNALNERRFGWGAAFGDLDRDGRLDFVQANGMADDAYDKKEAVCPDYWYWNAQIALTNPDVHGYADRWADVRGRCVFGSEANRIYMNKGGYFTDAAEQAGWTEKGTSRGMILADFDNDGDLDSLVTHMTAAPSLYRNDSAPAGWIGLQLAGNGTSCNRDAQGTRAVLSAEDSPTASAQHREVYANNGLAAQNDPRILFGLGSRRAGSVRIGIQWCGRGPVQSYTLQTGRYHRITQQ from the coding sequence ATGATCGCACTCGACCGCCTTCCCGCCAAAAACGATCCCCGCCTGCCCGTTTTGCTGCTGCAATGCACCTTCGTGTTCTGCGGCATCACTTTTTGGGGCTTCAACCGCAGCCCGGCGCAGGTCGGCCTGATACTCGCCGTGTGCGTCGTCCTCGACTGCACGCTGCACTACCTGCTGCGTAAAAAAACGCTGCTCGTCCCCATCAGCGGCCTGATTACCGGCCTCGGCCTGTCGGTGCTGACCAATTTCTCCCACGGCCTGTGGCTCGCGCTGGTGCCGCCCTTTTTCGCCACCGCCTCGAAATACGTGTTTACCGTGAACGGGCGGCATATTTACAACCCCGGCCTGTTCGGCGTGATTGCCGCGCTGGTATTGAGCGACGGCATGATCACCCCCTCCCCCGCCTACCAGTGGGGCGGCGCGGGCATCACCGCCTTTTTCATCGCCACCGCCGCGCTGATGCTGTTTGCCCTCAACATCCGCCGCAGCGTGCTGATTGCATCGTTTCTCGTGTTCTACGCCATGCAGCTCGGCCTGCGCGCCTGGCTGCTGCGCCACCACATCCCGCCGCAAACCCTGTTTATGGGCGCGTTTTCCTCGCCCGCCTTCTACCTCTTCACCTTCTTCATGATTACCGACCCGCCCACCTCCGCCCAAACGCCGAAAGGGCAGGTATTCATGGCCTTTTTCATTGTTTTTGTCGATTTGCTGCTGCACAAATTCCAAAGTTTCTCCACCCTGTTTTACGCCGCCTTCGCCTACATGACCCTACGCGGCCTGTGGCTGCTGTGGCAAAACCGCGCCCGTTACGCCCGCCCCGCCGCCATCCTGCGGCAAGAAGCCAAAGCCCTGCTGCTCACCGGCCTGATCGGCCTGGGCGGCTGGGGCGCATACCGCGCCACCCATGCCTTTGCCGGCGGCGAAACCCATTTCCGTTTTGTCCGAATCCCCGCCGCGCAAAGCGGCATCGGCGGCACGCAGGGCGACATTTGGGAGCGCACCGACCCGCGTATGCACCACATCGCCAAATGGCTGCTCTCCGTCGGCGATGCCGCCGCCGTGGCCGATGCCGACAACGACGGCCTGCCCGACATCTTCCTCACCCAGCCGCTCAAATCCGAACAAGACCGCGCCCAACTGTTTTTAAACAAAGGCAATTTCCGCTTCGAGCGTTTCGACATCCCCCAGCTCGCACCCCACCGCACCCACCCCGAGCAACACGGCCTCATCGCCGCCGCCACCTGGTTTGACATGGACAACGACGGCGACCGCGACCTGCTCCTGGGCACAGGCTTCGGCAAAGGCCGCCTGCTGCGCAACGAGCTCAAAGAAACAGGCCGTCTGAACTTCACCGAAATCGGCCGCCAAAGCGGCCTCGACAACTACCAAATCAGCGTGGCCACCAACGTTCTCGACCTCGACAACGACGGCAAACTCGACATCTTCGTCGGCAACGTCATGCAAACCACCCTCGGCGGCTACAACCGCCCCGTACCCTACAACATCTTCAAGCTGCCCGCGCCCGAATACGAAGGCGACCGCCGCATGTTCAACGTCATGCACCAAAGCTGGCACAACGCCGACAACGCCGACGAAAACCTCCTGTTCCGCAACCTCGGCGGCGGCCGTTTCGCCCGCATCCCGCAAGAGCAGACCGGATTTTCCGGCAAACGCTGGACCATGGCCGCCGCCACGGGCGACCTCAACGGCGACGGCTACGCCGACCTCTACATCGCAAACGACTTCGGCCCCGACGAGCTCTACCTCAACCGTCAGGGCAAAGGCTTCCTCGCCGTCAAAGGCAGCTTCTCCGGCTCCGTCGGCCGCGACACCTACAAAGGCATGAACGCCACCTTCGGCGATTTGGACGACAACGGCCGCCCCGACATCCACGTTTCCAACGTCCACGAAAAGCTCCAAGCCGAAGGCAGCCTGCTGTGGATGAATTACAGCCAGCCCGGCCAAACCGACGCAGCCGCCTTCCGCGACGAAGCCGCCCGCCGCAACGCCCTGAACGAACGCCGCTTCGGCTGGGGTGCGGCCTTCGGCGACCTCGACCGCGACGGCCGTCTTGATTTTGTCCAGGCCAACGGCATGGCCGACGATGCCTACGACAAAAAAGAAGCCGTCTGCCCCGACTACTGGTACTGGAACGCCCAAATCGCCCTCACCAACCCCGACGTGCACGGCTACGCCGACCGCTGGGCCGACGTACGCGGCCGCTGCGTCTTCGGCAGCGAAGCCAACCGCATCTACATGAATAAAGGCGGCTATTTCACCGATGCCGCCGAACAGGCCGGCTGGACGGAAAAAGGCACCTCGCGCGGCATGATACTGGCCGACTTCGACAACGACGGCGACCTCGACAGCCTCGTAACCCACATGACCGCCGCCCCCAGCCTCTACCGCAACGACTCCGCCCCCGCCGGCTGGATCGGCCTCCAACTGGCCGGCAACGGCACAAGCTGCAACCGCGACGCGCAGGGCACCCGCGCCGTCCTATCCGCCGAAGACAGCCCCACCGCCTCCGCACAGCACCGCGAGGTATACGCCAACAACGGCCTCGCCGCCCAAAACGACCCCCGCATCCTCTTCGGCCTCGGCAGCCGCAGAGCCGGCAGCGTCCGCATCGGCATCCAATGGTGCGGACGCGGGCCGGTGCAAAGCTACACCCTGCAAACAGGACGCTACCACCGCATCACCCAACAGTAA